The Streptomyces griseiscabiei genome includes a window with the following:
- a CDS encoding SCO4848 family membrane protein, whose product MKLSRPLSWFLLAFGVWSWVIWTTFIKNLWKDGSGLAFDDAGDPTAYFWVHLTLAVVSFALGTGIGVIGLRGVRALRQDRVTGSTT is encoded by the coding sequence ATGAAGCTCAGCCGCCCCCTCTCCTGGTTCCTGCTCGCCTTCGGGGTGTGGAGCTGGGTCATCTGGACCACTTTCATCAAAAACCTGTGGAAGGACGGCAGCGGGCTCGCGTTCGACGACGCGGGTGATCCGACGGCGTACTTCTGGGTGCATCTGACGCTCGCCGTCGTCTCCTTTGCTCTTGGGACGGGCATCGGGGTCATCGGGTTGCGCGGCGTGCGCGCCCTTCGCCAGGATCGTGTGACCGGGAGTACGACGTGA
- a CDS encoding metallophosphoesterase, which produces MTAVLVLVALLVLSAFGALHWYAWRRLVRDTTRGPGLARRVGTVVFIAGPLLMVGGFAAERAHAPFWLQQTLTWPGFMWLALALYLLLALLVGELVRPLVLRLVARRAPASAPEPDQEPVVREPEPQPVPAGGPPAEAAGTAGATGAGQPAAPAAPAGTEPPAPPASTAPAAPASPLDPSRRLFVSRVVGGAVAAAAVGTVGYGTYGVVRGPKLKRVTVPLARLPRAAHGFRIAVVSDIHLSPMLGRGFAQKVVDTINSTQPDLITVVGDLVDGDVADLGPVAAPLAGLKARHGSFFVTGNHEYISGAEQWVEEVRRLGLTPLENARRELPYLDLAGVNDIAGEDEGQGPDFAKALGDRDTSRAVVLMAHQPVQIHDAVEHGVDLQLSGHTHGGQMWPMTYVAQAANPTLAGLERYGDTQLYVTRGAGAWGPPVRVGAPSDITVVELASKQA; this is translated from the coding sequence ATGACCGCTGTCCTCGTCCTCGTCGCCCTGCTGGTGCTGAGCGCCTTCGGGGCGCTGCACTGGTACGCGTGGCGCCGCCTGGTGCGCGACACGACACGAGGGCCGGGTCTCGCCAGACGCGTGGGAACGGTGGTGTTCATCGCCGGGCCGCTGCTGATGGTCGGCGGCTTCGCGGCCGAGCGCGCCCACGCCCCCTTCTGGCTCCAGCAGACGCTCACCTGGCCGGGCTTCATGTGGCTCGCCCTCGCGCTGTATCTGCTGCTGGCCCTGCTGGTGGGAGAGCTCGTACGGCCCCTCGTGCTCCGTCTGGTGGCGCGGCGCGCCCCGGCGTCCGCGCCGGAGCCGGACCAGGAGCCCGTGGTGCGCGAGCCCGAGCCGCAGCCGGTCCCGGCGGGCGGCCCGCCCGCCGAGGCCGCCGGGACCGCCGGGGCCACCGGTGCCGGACAGCCGGCGGCGCCCGCCGCGCCCGCCGGGACGGAGCCCCCGGCCCCGCCCGCCTCCACCGCCCCGGCCGCCCCCGCGTCCCCGCTCGACCCCTCCCGCCGGCTCTTCGTCTCCCGGGTCGTCGGCGGGGCCGTCGCCGCCGCGGCCGTCGGCACCGTCGGCTACGGCACCTACGGCGTCGTACGCGGCCCGAAGCTCAAGCGGGTCACCGTGCCGCTGGCCAGACTCCCGCGCGCGGCCCACGGTTTCCGGATCGCCGTGGTCAGCGACATCCACCTCTCGCCGATGCTGGGCCGGGGCTTCGCCCAGAAGGTCGTCGACACGATCAACTCGACGCAGCCCGACCTGATCACGGTGGTCGGTGACCTGGTCGACGGCGACGTGGCGGACCTCGGTCCGGTGGCGGCACCGCTCGCCGGTCTGAAGGCGAGACACGGCAGCTTCTTCGTCACCGGCAACCACGAGTACATCTCCGGCGCCGAGCAGTGGGTCGAGGAGGTGCGGCGGCTGGGCCTGACCCCGCTGGAGAACGCCCGCCGCGAGCTGCCGTATCTCGATCTCGCCGGGGTGAACGACATCGCGGGCGAGGACGAGGGCCAGGGCCCCGACTTCGCCAAGGCGCTCGGCGACCGGGACACCTCGCGGGCCGTGGTGCTGATGGCGCATCAGCCCGTGCAGATCCACGACGCCGTCGAGCACGGCGTCGACCTCCAGCTCTCCGGGCACACCCACGGTGGCCAGATGTGGCCCATGACCTATGTCGCCCAGGCCGCCAACCCCACCCTCGCGGGCCTGGAGCGCTACGGCGACACCCAGCTCTACGTCACCCGTGGCGCGGGCGCCTGGGGCCCGCCGGTGCGGGTCGGGGCGCCCTCGGACATCACCGTGGTGGAGCTGGCGTCGAAGCAGGCGTGA
- a CDS encoding FAD-binding oxidoreductase, with protein sequence MPADAVPAPPAPARPAPGRPVPVTGWGRTAPTTARLLRPRTYDEAAEAVRACGARGGIARGLGRAYGDAAQNAGGTVLDMTGLDRIHAIDADGGTVLCDAGVSLHRLMEVLLPLGWFVPVTPGTRQVTVGGAIAADIHGKNHHVSGSFARHVLSLDLLTADGAIRTVVPGTPLFDATAGGMGLTGVVLTATVRLLPVETSWMSVDTERARDLDDLLARLTATDHHYRYSVAWIDLLARGASTGRAVLTRGDHAPLEAPRGPLGRPLEFRTPRLPAAPAHLPDGLLGRTGVRLFNELWYRRAPRARTGELQRIPAFFHPLDGVPHWNRIYGRSGFVQYQFVVGHGHEEALRRIVQRISARRCPSFLAVLKRFGEGDPGWLSFPMPGWTLALDIPAGLPGLGAFLDTLDEEVASAAGRVYLAKDSRMHPELLAAMYPRLPEFRALRRELDPGGVFVSDLARRLGL encoded by the coding sequence ATGCCAGCCGACGCCGTCCCCGCCCCTCCGGCTCCCGCGCGCCCCGCCCCCGGCCGGCCGGTCCCGGTCACCGGCTGGGGCCGCACCGCCCCGACCACCGCCCGGCTGCTCCGCCCGCGTACCTACGACGAGGCAGCGGAAGCCGTACGGGCGTGCGGGGCGCGCGGCGGGATCGCCCGGGGGCTCGGGCGGGCGTACGGGGACGCGGCGCAGAACGCGGGCGGGACCGTCCTCGACATGACGGGTCTCGACCGGATCCACGCCATCGACGCGGACGGCGGCACCGTCCTGTGCGACGCGGGGGTCTCGCTGCACCGGCTGATGGAGGTGCTGCTGCCCCTCGGCTGGTTCGTGCCGGTGACGCCCGGGACCCGGCAGGTGACCGTGGGCGGCGCCATCGCGGCCGACATCCACGGCAAGAACCACCATGTCTCCGGGTCGTTCGCCCGGCACGTCCTGTCCCTGGACCTGCTGACGGCCGACGGCGCGATCCGCACGGTGGTCCCCGGCACCCCGCTCTTCGACGCCACGGCCGGCGGCATGGGCCTGACCGGCGTCGTCCTCACCGCGACCGTCCGGCTCCTGCCCGTCGAGACGTCCTGGATGTCCGTCGACACCGAACGCGCCCGCGACCTCGACGACCTCCTCGCCCGCCTCACGGCCACCGACCACCACTACCGTTACTCCGTCGCCTGGATCGACCTCCTCGCCAGGGGCGCGTCGACCGGCCGCGCGGTGCTGACCCGAGGCGACCACGCGCCCCTGGAGGCGCCGCGCGGCCCCCTCGGACGGCCACTGGAGTTCCGCACCCCACGGCTTCCGGCCGCCCCCGCGCACCTCCCGGACGGGCTCCTCGGCCGCACGGGCGTACGCCTCTTCAACGAGCTGTGGTACCGCCGCGCGCCCCGTGCCCGCACCGGCGAACTCCAGCGGATCCCCGCGTTCTTCCACCCCCTCGACGGCGTCCCGCACTGGAACCGGATCTACGGCCGCTCCGGCTTCGTCCAGTACCAGTTCGTCGTCGGACACGGCCACGAGGAGGCCCTGCGCCGGATCGTGCAGCGGATCTCGGCGCGCCGCTGCCCCTCCTTCCTCGCCGTCCTGAAGCGGTTCGGCGAGGGCGATCCCGGCTGGCTGTCCTTCCCGATGCCCGGCTGGACCCTCGCCCTGGACATCCCGGCGGGTCTGCCCGGCCTCGGCGCCTTCCTGGACACGCTGGACGAGGAGGTCGCGTCCGCCGCCGGCCGCGTCTACCTGGCGAAGGACTCCCGGATGCACCCCGAACTGCTGGCCGCGATGTACCCCCGCCTGCCCGAATTCCGCGCGCTGCGCCGGGAGTTGGACCCGGGCGGGGTCTTCGTGTCGGACCTGGCCCGCCGTCTCGGCCTATGA
- a CDS encoding decaprenyl-phosphate phosphoribosyltransferase yields MAERTVVLERRAFPWQVPPKAGLARGLLRAARPRQWIKNLLVVAAPAAAGQLLTPRALTQLPLVFALFTACSAAVYLVNDARDAEADRAHPVKRHRPVAAGQVPVPVAYGVGGVLAVLAPVAAAWLCPPYVPALLIAYLGLQLAYCVSLKHVLVVDLAVVTTGFLMRAMIGGLALGIPLSRWFLITTGFGALFMVAAKRYSEAVQMADRPGATRALLTEYTAGYLRFVWQLAAGVAVLGYCLWALEEGGVPSTGVLPWRQLSMVAFVLGVLRYAVFADRGTAGEPEDVVLHDRPLTLVVAAWMTMYAAAVADW; encoded by the coding sequence GTGGCTGAGCGCACGGTGGTCCTGGAGCGCCGGGCCTTCCCCTGGCAGGTGCCCCCGAAGGCCGGTCTCGCCCGCGGCCTCCTCCGGGCCGCGCGCCCCCGCCAGTGGATCAAGAACCTTCTGGTGGTCGCCGCGCCCGCCGCCGCCGGGCAGTTGCTCACGCCCCGCGCCCTCACCCAACTCCCGCTCGTCTTCGCCCTCTTCACGGCCTGCTCCGCCGCCGTGTACCTCGTCAACGACGCCCGGGACGCCGAGGCGGACCGCGCGCACCCGGTCAAGCGCCACCGCCCGGTCGCCGCCGGACAGGTCCCCGTACCCGTCGCGTACGGCGTCGGCGGCGTCCTGGCCGTGCTCGCGCCGGTGGCCGCCGCCTGGCTCTGCCCGCCGTACGTCCCCGCGCTGCTGATCGCCTACCTCGGGCTCCAACTCGCCTACTGCGTCAGCCTCAAGCACGTCCTGGTCGTCGATCTGGCGGTCGTCACCACCGGGTTCCTGATGCGGGCGATGATCGGCGGGCTCGCCCTGGGCATCCCGCTGTCGCGCTGGTTCCTGATCACCACCGGGTTCGGCGCGCTGTTCATGGTCGCGGCCAAGCGCTACTCCGAGGCCGTCCAGATGGCCGACCGGCCCGGCGCGACCCGGGCGCTGCTCACCGAGTACACGGCCGGATACCTGCGCTTCGTCTGGCAGCTGGCCGCCGGGGTCGCCGTCCTCGGCTACTGCCTCTGGGCCCTGGAGGAGGGCGGGGTGCCGAGCACCGGCGTCCTGCCCTGGCGTCAACTCTCCATGGTCGCCTTCGTCCTGGGGGTCCTGCGCTACGCCGTCTTCGCCGACCGGGGCACGGCGGGCGAGCCCGAGGACGTCGTCCTGCACGACCGCCCCCTCACCCTCGTCGTGGCGGCGTGGATGACGATGTACGCGGCAGCCGTGGCGGACTGGTGA
- a CDS encoding YihY/virulence factor BrkB family protein, which produces MDWLKKLPGIGPLVEHLMTTHAWRSYERLERVTWTRLAAAMTFISFLTLFPLLTVAAAITAATLGKDGQRDLEDRLAEQVPGISDQLDIAGLVDNAGTIGIIAGALLLFTGIGWVSEMRGCLRAVWEKEDPDENFFLAKAKDTGVLVGLGGAVLVSLAASTSASWAVGRFADQLGIDRDGWGGILLRVAAFAVAVLADFLLLLYVLTLLPGVQPPRRRLIVAALIGAIGFELLKLLLSGYMQGIAAKSMYGAFGVPIALLLWINFTTKLLLYCASWTAEGTKETPDD; this is translated from the coding sequence ATGGACTGGCTGAAAAAGCTCCCCGGGATCGGTCCCCTGGTGGAGCACCTGATGACCACGCACGCGTGGCGGTCGTACGAGCGGCTGGAGCGGGTGACGTGGACCCGGCTGGCCGCGGCGATGACCTTCATCAGCTTCCTGACGCTGTTCCCGCTGCTCACCGTGGCCGCCGCGATCACCGCGGCCACCCTGGGCAAGGACGGACAGCGGGACCTGGAGGACCGGCTCGCCGAGCAGGTGCCCGGCATCTCCGACCAGCTCGACATCGCGGGCCTCGTCGACAACGCCGGAACGATCGGGATCATCGCCGGCGCGCTGCTGCTGTTCACCGGCATCGGCTGGGTGAGCGAGATGCGCGGCTGTCTGCGCGCGGTCTGGGAGAAGGAGGACCCCGACGAGAACTTCTTCCTCGCCAAGGCCAAGGACACGGGCGTCCTGGTCGGCCTCGGCGGCGCGGTCCTCGTCTCGCTGGCCGCCTCCACCTCCGCCTCGTGGGCCGTCGGCCGCTTCGCCGACCAGCTCGGCATCGACCGCGACGGCTGGGGCGGCATCCTGCTGCGCGTCGCCGCGTTCGCCGTCGCCGTCCTGGCCGACTTCCTGCTGCTCCTCTACGTCCTCACCCTGCTGCCCGGCGTCCAGCCGCCCCGCCGCCGCCTGATCGTCGCCGCCCTCATAGGAGCCATCGGCTTCGAACTCCTCAAGCTCCTCCTCAGCGGCTACATGCAGGGCATCGCCGCCAAGAGCATGTACGGAGCCTTCGGCGTCCCCATCGCCCTCCTCCTCTGGATCAACTTCACCACCAAGCTCCTGCTGTACTGCGCGTCCTGGACGGCGGAGGGCACCAAGGAGACCCCGGACGACTGA
- the trpS gene encoding tryptophan--tRNA ligase: MALDRPRVLSGIQPTAGSFHLGNYLGAVRQWVALQESHDAFYMVVDLHAITVAQDPADLRANTRLAVAQLLAAGLDPERCTLFVQSHVPEHAQLGWVMNCLTGFGEASRMTQFKDKSAKQGADRASVGLFTYPILQVADILLYQANEVPVGEDQRQHIELTRDLAERFNGRFGETFTIPKPYILKETAKIYDLQDPAIKMSKSASTPKGLINLLDDPKVTAKKVRSAVTDTDTVIRYDTAEKPGVSNLLTIYSTLTGTGIAELEEKYVGKGYGALKTDLAEAMVDFVTPFRERTQQYLDDPETLDSILAKGAEKARAVAAETLSQAYDRVGFLPAKH; the protein is encoded by the coding sequence ATGGCTCTCGACCGACCCCGCGTGCTCTCCGGCATCCAGCCCACCGCCGGCTCGTTCCACCTCGGCAACTACCTCGGCGCCGTCCGCCAGTGGGTGGCCCTGCAGGAGTCCCACGACGCCTTCTACATGGTCGTCGACCTGCACGCGATCACCGTCGCCCAGGACCCCGCGGACCTGCGCGCCAACACCCGACTCGCCGTCGCGCAGCTGCTCGCCGCCGGTCTCGACCCGGAGCGCTGCACCCTCTTCGTCCAGAGCCACGTCCCCGAGCACGCGCAGCTCGGCTGGGTCATGAACTGCCTCACCGGCTTCGGCGAGGCCTCCCGGATGACCCAGTTCAAGGACAAGTCCGCCAAGCAGGGCGCCGACCGTGCGAGCGTCGGCCTCTTCACGTACCCGATCCTCCAGGTCGCCGACATCCTGCTGTACCAGGCGAACGAGGTGCCGGTCGGCGAGGACCAGCGCCAGCACATCGAGCTGACCCGTGACCTCGCCGAGCGCTTCAACGGCCGCTTCGGCGAGACCTTCACGATCCCGAAGCCGTACATCCTGAAGGAGACGGCGAAGATCTACGACCTCCAGGACCCCGCGATCAAGATGAGCAAGTCGGCGTCGACCCCGAAGGGGTTGATCAACCTGCTCGACGATCCGAAGGTCACCGCGAAGAAGGTCAGGAGCGCGGTCACCGACACCGACACGGTGATCCGCTACGACACCGCGGAGAAGCCGGGCGTCAGCAATCTGCTGACCATCTACTCGACCCTCACGGGGACGGGTATCGCGGAACTGGAGGAGAAGTACGTCGGCAAGGGCTACGGTGCGCTCAAGACGGACCTCGCCGAGGCCATGGTCGACTTCGTGACGCCCTTCCGGGAGCGCACCCAGCAGTATCTGGACGACCCGGAGACGCTCGACTCGATCCTGGCCAAGGGGGCCGAGAAGGCGCGCGCGGTCGCCGCGGAGACGCTCTCCCAGGCGTACGACCGGGTGGGCTTCCTGCCCGCCAAGCACTGA
- a CDS encoding phosphatase PAP2 family protein has product MDEGDVVDGVRGLDRRLLSVLHSRAADPRVATAARGLSWVGEHGLLWLAAGLAGAAVDRERRGVWLRGTALTAGAHLASMGVKRVVRRPRPAHAAPLASRALVTPPAPRAPFAPLAPLVRTAGRHSFPSSHASSAAAAVAVVAHGALGAPLLLPVVAPLAAAMCLSRLVAGVHYPSDVAAGVALGALTARLGARWVVNGRG; this is encoded by the coding sequence ATGGATGAAGGTGACGTCGTCGACGGTGTGCGCGGTCTGGACCGGCGGTTGCTCTCCGTGCTCCACTCCCGTGCCGCCGACCCACGCGTGGCGACCGCCGCGCGGGGGCTGTCCTGGGTGGGGGAGCACGGTCTGCTGTGGCTCGCGGCGGGGCTGGCCGGGGCCGCCGTCGACCGGGAGCGGCGCGGGGTGTGGCTGCGCGGCACGGCCCTGACCGCCGGGGCGCACCTGGCCAGCATGGGCGTCAAACGGGTCGTACGGCGTCCCCGCCCCGCGCACGCCGCACCCCTCGCGTCCCGCGCGCTCGTCACACCTCCCGCGCCCCGCGCGCCCTTCGCCCCTCTCGCGCCCCTCGTCCGCACCGCCGGACGGCACTCCTTCCCCAGCTCGCACGCGAGTTCGGCCGCGGCGGCGGTCGCCGTCGTGGCCCACGGGGCTCTGGGCGCCCCGCTGCTGCTCCCCGTGGTCGCCCCGCTCGCCGCCGCGATGTGCCTCTCCCGGCTGGTGGCCGGTGTGCACTACCCGTCGGACGTGGCGGCGGGCGTGGCCCTCGGCGCGCTCACGGCGCGGCTCGGCGCACGCTGGGTGGTGAACGGTCGTGGCTGA
- a CDS encoding 2'-5' RNA ligase family protein, which yields MGTVTIGVSIAVPEPHGSQLQERRTGFGDAAAHGIPTHVTLLPPTEVADVDLPAIEAHLAEVAAAGRPFPMRLSGTGTFRPLSPVVFVRVVEGAEACTWLQKQVRDASGPVARELNFPYHPHVTVAHGIAEEAMDRAFEELAGYEAQWPCTGFALYEQGPDGVWRKLREFTFGGSVVPPQAGAPVGDTTLPAR from the coding sequence GTGGGGACCGTAACGATCGGTGTGTCGATCGCGGTCCCGGAGCCCCACGGCAGCCAGCTCCAGGAGCGGCGCACGGGCTTCGGCGACGCCGCTGCTCACGGCATCCCCACGCATGTCACGCTGCTCCCGCCGACAGAGGTCGCGGACGTCGATCTGCCCGCGATCGAGGCGCATCTCGCCGAGGTCGCGGCGGCCGGCCGGCCCTTCCCGATGCGGCTGTCCGGCACCGGCACCTTCCGGCCCCTGTCACCCGTCGTGTTCGTCCGGGTCGTGGAGGGCGCCGAGGCCTGCACCTGGCTGCAGAAGCAGGTCCGGGACGCCTCGGGGCCGGTGGCGCGCGAGCTGAACTTCCCGTACCACCCGCATGTCACCGTGGCGCACGGCATCGCCGAGGAGGCGATGGACCGGGCGTTCGAGGAACTGGCCGGGTACGAGGCCCAGTGGCCCTGCACCGGCTTCGCGCTGTACGAGCAAGGGCCCGACGGGGTCTGGCGGAAGCTGCGCGAGTTCACCTTCGGCGGGTCCGTCGTTCCGCCGCAGGCGGGGGCGCCCGTCGGGGACACGACCCTTCCGGCCCGGTGA
- a CDS encoding decaprenylphospho-beta-D-erythro-pentofuranosid-2-ulose 2-reductase, with protein sequence MKDAFGTPQSLLILGGTSDIALATARRLIARRTRTVWLAGRPSQDLENAAVHLRGLGAQTHTISFDALDSESHEAILGKVFAEGDIDMVLLAFGVLGDQANDERDPVAAARVAQTNYTGAVSSALVCGRALQAQGHGSLVVLSSVAAERARRSNFIYGSSKAGLDTFTQGLGDALHGTGAHVMLVRPGFVRTGMTAGRPESPLSTTPEAVATAIELGLRRRSETVWVPGSLRLVMTALRHVPRALFRRLPL encoded by the coding sequence ATGAAGGACGCCTTCGGCACCCCCCAGTCCCTGCTGATCCTCGGCGGTACGTCGGACATCGCGCTCGCCACCGCCCGCCGGCTGATCGCCCGCCGGACCCGCACGGTGTGGCTGGCGGGGCGCCCCTCGCAGGACCTGGAGAACGCGGCCGTCCATCTGCGCGGACTGGGCGCGCAGACCCACACCATCTCGTTCGACGCGCTCGACTCCGAGTCCCACGAGGCGATCCTCGGCAAGGTCTTCGCCGAGGGCGACATCGACATGGTCCTGCTCGCCTTCGGTGTGCTCGGCGACCAGGCGAACGACGAGCGCGACCCGGTGGCCGCCGCGCGCGTCGCCCAGACCAACTACACGGGCGCCGTCTCCTCCGCCCTGGTCTGCGGGCGGGCCCTCCAGGCGCAGGGGCACGGCTCGCTCGTCGTCCTGTCGTCCGTGGCCGCCGAGCGGGCCCGCCGCTCCAACTTCATCTACGGCTCCAGCAAGGCCGGCCTCGACACCTTCACCCAGGGCCTCGGCGACGCGCTGCACGGCACCGGCGCCCACGTCATGCTGGTCCGCCCCGGCTTCGTCCGCACCGGCATGACCGCGGGCCGCCCGGAATCACCCCTGTCGACGACCCCGGAAGCGGTCGCCACCGCCATCGAGCTGGGTCTGCGCCGCCGCTCGGAGACGGTCTGGGTACCGGGGTCACTGCGGCTGGTGATGACGGCCCTGAGGCATGTCCCCCGGGCGCTCTTCCGCCGCCTGCCGCTGTAG
- a CDS encoding D-alanyl-D-alanine carboxypeptidase family protein, whose product MPASKKTARRPLLVTSATLLSLSLTSLSALSAAPAFAAKPSPSPSTSPSATPPADMSTVGGELLGEPGTQASLGSDAPVLPKGISARSWIVADAESGEVLAAHNAHWRLAPASTLKMLFADTLLPKFNRDDEHKVVPADLAGVGSGSSMVGIKEDETYTVHDLWLGVFLRSGNDAVHVLSAMNGGVKQTVADMNAHAEELQALDTNAVSPDGYDAKGQVSSAYDLTLIARSGLQKKDFREYCSTVRAKFPGETKKGKNGKKSRSSFEIQNTNRLLTGDSGLDSYQGIAGVKNGNTTNAGATFTGVAERDGRVLLVTVMHPEKQEHNQVYKETASLLDWGFKAAGKVTPVGELVPPKGADTSGGGADEPSAQPGATASASASGGAGGKSVAAGASGGGGGVGVALGVMGGVLALVAGAVFLVNRKWPLRGKK is encoded by the coding sequence GTGCCCGCCTCCAAGAAGACCGCCAGGCGCCCCCTGCTGGTCACCTCAGCCACCCTGCTGTCCCTGTCCCTGACATCGCTGTCGGCGCTGTCGGCCGCCCCGGCCTTCGCGGCGAAGCCGTCGCCCAGTCCGAGCACCTCGCCCTCCGCGACTCCCCCGGCGGACATGTCGACCGTCGGCGGCGAACTGCTGGGCGAGCCCGGCACCCAGGCCAGCCTCGGCAGCGACGCGCCCGTCCTGCCCAAGGGCATCAGCGCCCGCTCCTGGATCGTCGCCGACGCCGAGTCGGGCGAGGTGCTCGCCGCGCACAACGCGCACTGGCGGCTGGCCCCCGCGAGCACGCTGAAGATGCTGTTCGCGGACACGCTGCTGCCGAAGTTCAACAGGGACGACGAGCACAAGGTCGTGCCCGCCGATCTGGCGGGCGTCGGCTCGGGCTCCAGCATGGTCGGCATAAAGGAGGACGAGACGTACACCGTCCACGACCTGTGGCTCGGTGTCTTCCTTCGCTCCGGCAATGACGCGGTACACGTCCTGTCGGCCATGAACGGCGGGGTGAAGCAGACCGTCGCGGACATGAACGCGCACGCCGAGGAGCTCCAGGCCCTCGACACGAACGCGGTCAGCCCCGACGGGTACGACGCCAAGGGGCAGGTGTCCTCCGCCTACGACCTGACATTGATCGCCAGGTCGGGGCTGCAGAAGAAGGACTTCCGGGAGTACTGCTCCACCGTGCGGGCGAAATTCCCCGGCGAGACGAAGAAGGGCAAGAACGGCAAGAAGAGCCGCTCGTCCTTCGAGATCCAGAACACCAACCGGCTGCTCACCGGGGACAGCGGCCTCGACTCCTACCAGGGCATCGCGGGTGTGAAGAACGGCAACACCACGAACGCGGGCGCCACGTTCACCGGGGTCGCCGAGCGCGACGGCCGGGTCCTCCTGGTCACCGTCATGCATCCGGAGAAGCAGGAGCACAACCAGGTCTACAAGGAGACCGCGAGCCTCCTCGACTGGGGGTTCAAGGCGGCGGGCAAGGTGACGCCGGTGGGTGAGCTGGTGCCGCCCAAGGGCGCGGACACCTCCGGTGGGGGTGCCGACGAGCCGAGCGCGCAGCCGGGGGCCACGGCGTCCGCGTCGGCCTCCGGCGGGGCGGGCGGGAAGTCCGTCGCCGCGGGGGCCTCCGGCGGGGGTGGCGGGGTGGGGGTTGCCCTGGGGGTCATGGGGGGCGTGTTGGCGCTGGTGGCCGGGGCGGTGTTCCTGGTGAACCGGAAGTGGCCTCTGCGGGGGAAGAAGTAG